The following are encoded in a window of Pedosphaera parvula Ellin514 genomic DNA:
- a CDS encoding YfhO family protein encodes MIDSQPAINDKTATGSPTGPGLDSWLTPSRFAAILGILIVSCFPQVVGGFETFYYRDFSGFGYPLAFYHKEAFWRFEMPLWNPFSNSGMPFTAQWNTLTLYPLSIFYLLFPLSWSLGVFCLGHLFLAGMGMYFLAYRWTGNRFAAAVAGAVFAFNGLTWHSLMWPNNIAALGWMPWVVWLVERSWRVGGRGMVLAALAGAMQMLSGAPEVIAQTWVLLGVLWLVQIVSGQVPRGRMVLRAVGVLILVSSLAAAQLLPFLDLLSHSQRDKGFADAQWAMPLSGWVNYLVPLFRPQGGVGQTGQYWTSSYYLGIGTVLLALIGIWHVRGNFIKMLIVLAAFSLCMAMGDNAVFYPAVKHIFPQIGFMRFPIKFVVMVTFAVPLIAASGVNWIQNLQEEDRTKAWKEIRIVGAVLLGLIIITIWSAGRSKGNSEDINLTIKSGFGRGFFLVLILGWFLMLQRQKTVKMQRILQVILLILLWMDVFTHSPNLNPTVSRAVYAPDAIRDYMKLGDQLRPGASRAMLSLEAMNNLQFHEVTNAQIDVSGRRLGFFGNYNLLDHASKFDGFYSLDIKEYKEVVDRVYLTSNSLPKIQDFLGISLYSSTNGMDWTNRNSFLPMITAGQKPLFADGSNAMNAVFDEKFAPAQVVYLPTAAKGQIQADNPAEVTLGTPKVSAQHLAIEVDAKSPAMVVVAQAFYHPWQAFVDGQPIKLWRANYAFQALEVPSGHHHVEIVYKDRAFQTGAVISLLALLSCVAAWFMARPQAG; translated from the coding sequence TTCTCAGGCTTTGGTTACCCACTCGCCTTTTATCACAAGGAAGCGTTCTGGCGCTTCGAAATGCCACTTTGGAATCCGTTCAGTAATTCCGGCATGCCGTTCACAGCCCAATGGAACACACTCACATTATACCCGCTTTCCATTTTCTATCTGCTGTTTCCGCTGTCGTGGTCTTTGGGAGTTTTCTGCCTTGGCCATCTTTTTCTTGCGGGCATGGGAATGTATTTTCTCGCCTATCGTTGGACAGGAAACCGCTTTGCCGCAGCTGTCGCAGGCGCGGTCTTTGCCTTTAATGGGCTGACGTGGCATTCGCTCATGTGGCCCAACAACATTGCCGCTTTAGGCTGGATGCCCTGGGTGGTTTGGTTGGTTGAGCGCTCCTGGCGGGTGGGAGGTCGCGGCATGGTGCTGGCGGCGCTTGCGGGCGCAATGCAGATGTTGTCCGGTGCGCCGGAAGTAATCGCCCAGACCTGGGTGTTACTTGGGGTTTTATGGCTGGTGCAAATAGTTTCGGGCCAAGTGCCGCGAGGCAGAATGGTGTTGCGTGCTGTTGGAGTTCTAATTCTGGTAAGCAGTCTCGCAGCAGCGCAGTTGCTGCCTTTTTTGGATCTGCTTTCCCATTCCCAACGGGATAAGGGTTTCGCGGATGCTCAATGGGCAATGCCTCTTAGCGGATGGGTGAATTATCTCGTTCCGCTTTTCCGGCCGCAAGGCGGAGTTGGTCAAACCGGCCAGTACTGGACCAGTTCATACTATTTGGGAATAGGCACGGTCTTGTTGGCGTTGATTGGCATTTGGCATGTGCGGGGAAACTTTATTAAAATGCTCATCGTATTGGCAGCCTTCAGCCTCTGCATGGCCATGGGCGATAATGCTGTGTTCTATCCCGCAGTTAAGCACATCTTCCCACAAATCGGGTTTATGCGTTTTCCCATCAAATTTGTGGTGATGGTAACTTTTGCCGTTCCCTTGATCGCGGCTTCCGGAGTGAACTGGATTCAGAACCTTCAAGAGGAAGACCGGACCAAGGCTTGGAAAGAGATAAGAATTGTGGGAGCCGTGCTGCTTGGCCTGATCATCATTACAATTTGGTCGGCAGGACGAAGCAAAGGGAATTCTGAAGACATTAACCTGACCATCAAGAGCGGATTTGGTCGCGGATTTTTTCTCGTTCTGATTCTTGGCTGGTTCCTGATGCTCCAAAGGCAGAAGACCGTGAAAATGCAACGAATCTTGCAAGTGATTTTGTTAATCCTGCTTTGGATGGACGTTTTCACCCACTCACCCAATTTGAATCCCACCGTTTCGCGTGCGGTGTACGCTCCGGACGCAATTAGGGATTACATGAAGCTGGGCGATCAACTGAGGCCCGGAGCGTCCCGCGCGATGTTGAGTTTGGAGGCCATGAATAATCTGCAGTTTCATGAGGTTACCAATGCCCAGATTGACGTTAGCGGAAGAAGGCTTGGCTTCTTTGGCAACTATAATTTGCTCGATCATGCTTCCAAGTTTGATGGCTTCTATTCCCTGGATATTAAGGAGTACAAGGAGGTTGTGGATCGAGTGTATCTTACGAGCAACAGCCTGCCAAAAATTCAGGATTTTCTGGGAATATCACTTTATAGTTCCACGAATGGCATGGATTGGACTAATCGTAATTCGTTTCTGCCAATGATCACCGCGGGCCAAAAGCCACTCTTTGCAGACGGGAGCAACGCGATGAACGCGGTGTTTGACGAGAAATTCGCACCTGCGCAGGTGGTATATCTCCCCACAGCAGCGAAGGGGCAGATTCAGGCCGACAATCCGGCCGAGGTTACACTGGGAACGCCCAAAGTTTCGGCCCAGCATCTGGCGATCGAAGTGGATGCCAAATCACCTGCGATGGTGGTAGTGGCGCAAGCCTTTTATCATCCGTGGCAGGCCTTTGTTGATGGTCAACCAATAAAACTATGGAGGGCAAATTATGCTTTCCAGGCGCTGGAAGTTCCGTCTGGGCATCACCACGTCGAGATTGTTTATAAGGATCGCGCCTTCCAGACGGGTGCTGTTATCTCCTTATTGGCCTTGCTAAGCTGTGTTGCCGCCTGGTTCATGGCACGTCCTCAAGCGGGGTAG